In Narcine bancroftii isolate sNarBan1 chromosome 7, sNarBan1.hap1, whole genome shotgun sequence, the sequence GTCAACAGAACTCCTGAAACAAGTATTCTGCTCTGCTCTTCACCATGACACAAGATTTCCAGGGGGTGTAGAAAACACTTCAAGAACATTCTCATGGTGTccgtgaaaaaaaaaatcacattatcaACTAATGCTGGGGCTTCCTAGATTACAATAACAGAAAACAAGGAAGGGGCACCCAGGAAGGTGCTGAGCTCAGGAAGGCCATTGCAAGTAGTGGAAGGATGGCAGAACCATCATCTGCTAAGTGATGTCTACACCAGCTTGACAGAGTCTGTGGATCCTAGGTTGGAAGCTTTCACCACCTCATTAaaatggtggggcgggggggggggggggggaaaaatcaTCTTCCTTAGCCCTAAAGTGTCAACAAGAAATGTGAGTAAAGCATTTTTCCTCATGTTTTATGGCATAGATCCTACGTTGCTGCATCACTCACATTACTTTCATTAAGTctcaaagaagaagacaaagctGTGGATTCTGCCAAGCCTCTCAAGGCATTTAGGGGTAAGGCTTCAGTTCTGCAGCTTCTGAAACCACGTGGTCTTTCTCAAATGTCTGGATGGCCAGTCGGGTTGGCACGTCGTATCTGCCCCAAGTGATCACAGACAGCTAGGCTTCTGGCCCAGTGTAGGAAGATCCAAATCATTGTAATCGCATTACAAACACATAGCTCTGACTTGTGCAACCAATCTTTCGGGGAGAGAGTGCGAGGGGAGGAATTAGTAGGAGACAAGTTTAAAAGAAAGACCATTTCAAACATGGTGAAGTATTCCAGTTTCATTACTGGTCCTGTCAATTATTTAACAAATAGTTCAGAGATATATTTTATATCCGCTGAGGAACAATTCTAAGGCAGAATATtggtatattttattttttctgagttaGTGGCTCAATTCACATCAAATTTACTCAAGATCAATACTTAAATGAAGTTAGAATTCCATGGAGCATAGCTTTTGACTTCAAAAGACCTTTCCTTGAGCCAGCACATCGAGGCCaccatgaagaaggcataccAATACCTGAAGGAGTCTGAgtaaatttggcatgtcatcggAAACACTATCAATCTTCTAAAAGGCAGGCTGTGTATGGGCTAGTTGCACCACAGACCGGTTTGATAATTCAAGttgccaggaatgcagaaggtagccAGGTCCATACAGATTCTGACCTCCTATCCATTGCAGATATGTGTGcgaggcattgcctcaagaaggcagctaacatcataaGAGCCCCCGTCGCCCTGGTCATAACCCCTTCTTACTACTATCTTTGGCAGAAGCCAGAAGACCAACACCTCTAGGTtcgagaacagtttatttccaatagCTGTCGGACTCCTGACACTCAACTTAGCAAGCTAATCATATTCTGTTCTAACAGCACAAAAGAACTGCCCTaatgcaagtcactttttttccacaagaattactgtgaatatttatgatctaaTGTATGTATTTATTGTCCCTTTTAACAATTCATTTGGTTTACtattataatttttctttataaGTATCTGTTTGGTACAATgtgaatgaacaataaataacccatcattatcatcatcaaatGTGGTTTGTACCCAGTCATCGCTATATGAAGGGACGTGTACATGGTCtgccttttctttggcttggcttcacggacgaagatttatggagggggtaaaaagtccacgtcagctgcaggctcgtttgtggctgacaagtccgatgcgggacaggcagacacgattgcatgGTCTGCCTTTTACTCCATATATTAAAGCATAGACGTTAATTTCCAATGTGTGTTTGAGGATGGAGCTACCCAGCCCAAGTTTTGTTTGTAAGAACCACTTTAATCTAACTATTATAGCAATCTATTATCCATAAGATGCAGAAGCAAAATTAGGccgtttggcccatcaagtcactgccattttcctttcaacccccatTGCCCTGCTTTCTCGTCATAATCTTTGACACCATTAATAATCAACaacaacctatcaatctctgattTGATATATCCAATAACCTCTGGCAAAGAATTTCATGGATTTACCACCCTTGGCTGAACAAATGTCCCCAcacctctgttctaaagggacatctaAAGAACTTCACTCTCTTACTGACGACTGGATCAGTTAAATTAAAATGTCTAATGAACAAACTTCCTCGTGTTTTTTTTTCAGCTTCAAAAGACTAGACCAAGAGCTCACAATCAAAATTCTCTGATGTGCAAACACCCATATACTACTGCTCTGCTATCCCTACTTAATATTGTTTTACATACAAGATTGATTACAAAGTTTTATGTAAACTAATCCACCTGATTTACTTGAAAAATAATTCTTCCAACTTAAAAGAAAATCCCTTTCCCTTCAAACTTGTACAAAATCCTCTTGCTTCCCATTCCCTACAAAATTATTCTTGATACTTCTCTGCTGAATTTGGTGCCAACTGCCTTTGCAGTTGTCAAGATTCCCAGttaaattataaatataaaaacTGCATTCCAGTTTTGCCTTTTTACCATCTCTGAAGAAAATTCTCACCAATATTTCCAATCCCTGCTTCCAAGCAGTGACTGTATGTGCTGGACAAACTAATCTTCCACTCTGCACCATATGTCACTTCATAGCCCAATGAAAACATGCTTGTTTTCACCACCTTtgttcacccacccacccacttgaTATTGGCTTCTTGTTCTTCAACATGTAAACCACTGCTGCCAAACAAAAAGTCCCAGTCGGGAACAAAAAGTATACCTTAAATGACAACATTTTCTGTTCTTACCTATTTCTTCTCCAAGGGATGAGTTTAATATTGCACCAGCAGATGCAACAACAGCACAATTCCTGAACCCTCGTGGATTAATCCTGATCTTAGCCAGAGGAATTTTAGGAATGTGCTTTTTCCATCCAGATGTAGAAAATGGAGCCTCTTTCCCATCAATGGTTCTCAGTTTGACTTTGTTTTTTAGTTCGCAGAGGAGATCTTCTCCAATCATCTTCTCAGCCTCACTTTTCCGTTGATAGTGGACACCATGTCTGTTTTCATTCACATAATCTCTCATTGCTTTTTGTAACCGAGAATTCAGCATCGCTGATGAAATATTTCCTCTCCACAGTTTAAAAAGCATTGAACTGGATCTTGAAAATTCCAAGCCTTCTGGGTCAAAGGAATCTAAATTTTCAAGCAATGGGTCAAGTGGGTAAATTGATCGTTCCTTATTATGAATTACTGTTTCGTGAGGCAAAGACTTTGCATCTTGAATAATTGATTCCTCAAAGCCATTGCCACCTTGACTGAGAACTTTAACTCTCATATCCACCATGCTGTTTTGAGTTTGCAGCTGTCCACTGATCTTTTTCTTCAAACTTTTCATGAATTGCTCCACACTATCATCTTGGGTCCATTTTAGATTGGGATCATTCAAGTAATCTATATGCAATGAACGAACAGAATCTTCATCATCCTTAAGCAAAAGACTATTTTCTCGATGACTTTCTGAGGCCTTTGGATCTGGGAAGGCTCCCATAATGGCTCTCAGTTTACCCTGTATGGGGAAGAGCCGCCTGGTCTCAGTGTTTGTGAAAGAGCTGGCTGGAGGCTCATCTGCTTTGAAGTCTGTGAAATATGAAAACAGCAGCAAGACGACGAGTGCCCATGTCAGTATTCCAATCAGCACTAGGTGCTTCCATTGCCTGGCCTTGGCTTTCATTATCCAAACTGCACCAAACTCCTCTTGGATTCAGCACAGCTGGAGGGTGAAAAAGCCAgctaaaaaaagtaaaataaagcaCAGGTTTGATTAAAACAGAAGCATCACGGCTAGAAAAATAAATTGTAAGCAAGTCACatttattttattctattttaAAGAATAAATTTTTCACAGAGTTGATCTTTTAAAGGGGTTTTACAATAATTTCCCATGAAGAAAAGCCTTCAGTGAAAATGCCATTACACACACAAAAGGTGGTAACGATATCATCATAACGCAATGATGTATGGATTCCATTATCAGATTCTGGTGTTTGCCAACAGTTTAACATGAATTATCTCTTTTACAAAAGGCACCAGTAATAGATTTTACGTGAATATCTTTGTGGGATGAAGGATGTAGTGTCCTTTCTTCAGGCAGTAAATATACAGCTAGATATTTATCAATGATCTATTGAACATGATATGTATGGAATTTAATAATTCATCCAAAACATTTCTGCAACAGTGCAGAATCTCTCAATACTGAACTGAAGTGTTAACGTGGAATTTACACTTAAGATATGAACCCCAAGTCACATGAGTCAGAGCGAGAAATGCTATCACTCAATCATGCTGAAGGCTATTGAGTAATGCAAAACAAAAGTTCAATGGCCTCTTAGAATATTGGCTGATACAAGATATTTTCTAACGGCCAGAaagatataattttttaaatttacacatttaGTATGTACAGTAACAGAGCATTCCTGTCTATGAgttcgtgctgcccaaataccccaattaacctacaatccccgtacatttcgaaaagtgggaggaaactgaaactcctggagaaatcccacacagtcacggggagaatgtacgaactccttacagacagcactggttttgaacccaggtcgctgacactgtaatggcgctgtgctaaccatgccaaccAGATCAAAGGTCTTCTTATACCCAAATAATTTAATGAGCAAACCCTACTTACTAAATAATTATCAAAATCTCCTTGAGCAACATTTTCAAGATTAAGAACAAGTAAAATAAACATCAAAAAAGATGACAGGCAATGGTGTTTTTATATAATGCACAGCACAGATGTACGTTTTTCGCCCCAACTTTTTGTGCAAATCCATTCAAAACTCCTCTTACCCCTCCTTACGTCAAACTCTCCATTGACTGTTTCCACATGTACTCGGCTAACCTGATCTTAAGTCTTCTTCTGAAGTCCCTACATAACTTCCAAGTGATTATTTTGAGAGCTTTCAATGTTGTTCTTCCATACAAGGCAAAACATACTCTCTCTGTACATGCTATCAAAATCTTCCAAAAGATTTAAAAACCTCCATTGAATAATCattcatctttttctttcctGGATGGCAGTAACCTTTTCCTTCTTCTATTAATCTGCCAAATATTTATTGTGCCATGTTCAATTCCCCCCTATCCTTTCTATTATAATGGTGCTAGAATTGTAAACAGTCTTCATGTGTGATCAAATTAAGGCCTGAAACATATTTAGCAGTGCTGTTCTACTTTTCAGGTCTGTTCCTTTATGTATAAAGAAGAGCACTGGGCTGGATTCTCTTTGTAGTTTTATTATCTTGGGTCATTACTTGTCATTATTTGTGCATTTGTATTTCCCAGTATTTGACCGTGGACTTATAATACAAAATGAACGTAATCGATTATCTTCACTAGGGGCGCTAGAGTGGGAACCATGTGCTGTGGTGGAAATCCATTTATTAACCAATTCATTTGTGGAGTTCAATATGGTCTTGTCATTGAAATTTAACATTTCTTACAGAAGTATAACAATTCATTCTAGGTAACTATACTTTTCTCCATAATAATAGATTCTGCACTTTTATTTTTAGTTATGCTTCACCTTCTGGACTTAAGTATAGATTGACTTGCCTGGGTAGCACACAAGATTTTCATTATTTCTAGTACATATGGCAATTCAAGTCAAATCAATATTTGCTTTGAAATAGAATAAAAATGTCCATTCTTCGTTTACTTCAAATGcctatccaaatttggcttcattttcaaatttcaaaattgTATTTTTGATTCCAAAGTCTAAATCAGTAATAACAGATTGTGAGCAAGCCATGTCCTCACACTGACCCTTTGCCATGGTTTTGTCAAACTAAATGTTTGAGCTCAATTATTATCCTAAGATGTACTTATTATAGTCATAATTGTCCATATGATTCTctacttttatttctctttttctgtTCCATTTCATTCCTAATTGAAAAGGTTGTATCGTCCACATGCAAAATCTGCTGTTAGTCCCTAACCTAAATCTGAGCATTTCAAGTTATTTGAATTTCACCACttgttttattcatttcattATTAATTGTTTATTTCTTTCTCTGTGACTCTCGAGACATACAAGATGAACAATAAACCTCTCCCTAAGATTCTGAGCCAACGGTGAGGCATGGtaagatctcagcaggtcatgcagcatgcaAGGACAGAAATAGTCATTCGACATTTCAGTTGTGACCCAAAGTGTTGACTGAACTGaatgaaacatgaatgtctgcagacggtgtaattgcagtaaaaatacagtaaaatgctggaagaacatagctggtcttttaaatgccccactGAATTGGTCTCCACTTGTcttgactctgttttgtccccccCAGTCCAggcccttcccacctacatctggAATACTTCACACTCCCtcaatcacttcaacaacttccagttccataAATTCGATTGCTtcatgtttaccatggatatccaatccatttatacctccatcccccacaatgtaggcctcaaagcccttagtTTCTTTTGGGACAATAGAACTAACCAGTCCCCCTTCATCACCACCCTTCTCCAGctgacagaacttgtcctcaccttcaataatttttcctttgactcatcccactttctccaggctATGGatacctgcatgggccccagtTATAactaaatcacgaaaatctgcagacaccgcgattgaagtaaaaacacaaaatactggagaagctcagcaagtcaaacagtgtcctttatatagcaaaggtaaaaatacgaaatggacatttcaggcctaatcccttcatcaaggtaagagagAATGCTGGGAGGCATCTGGACAAAAAaggtaggggagagggagggtggcaaagacaggagatgataggtggagagagaggagggagaggacagcagcaatgagggggaggaggaatggctgggtTGGtaaaggtgaagggaggggagaactggaaagatgggagaggaggaggggaataAAAGGCAAGAAGGTTTAGCAGAaaacagagaagtcaatgttaagaccatctggctggagagtgccgagatataaaataagatgttgttcctccaatctgcaagtGGTCAGAGTggaatagtacataaggccatgaacaaacatgtgagtctgggagtgtgactcagaattttaATAGTTGCTACTAGGAGGTCGCTGTTGTTGCagatgctcagcgaagcgatctcccaaacTGCAACCGGTctgtccaatgtagagaaggccacaaagggagcactaaaatgcagtaaataagtcctgtggatatacaaatgaagtgttgcttcccttgaaaggcctgtttggggccccagaccataatgagggaggagttgtggatgcaaGTGTTGTACCTCCTGTAGCCTCAGTGAAAGGTGccggggaggcggggaggggggcaATAGGTAAGGagagatgagtgcatgagggaatcacagaggaagcaggccgagaggggaggagaagaaaaaatgtgtctggtgatggggtcctgtagtaagtgctagaaattctggtgaataatatgttggatgcagtggGTGGTGAGGTGGCAAGTGAGGATGAGGAGGaatctatgtttgttgcatctgggggcagagggacctgggcagatgagtgggaaatggaggagatgtgggggagaactgagttgatagtggtggaggggaagccaagtttgtggaagaaggcagattggactggactggactggaagatctcatcttgggaacagatgcagaggagatggagaaatggagagaagaggatggaatccttgcagggacagggtgtgaggaaatgtagtcaaggtttgtgggagttagagggtttatagtatatgttggtggaaagttgGTCTCCTGAGATGGACGGAGAGATCCAGGAAGCGGAGAGTGTTAGCAGAGATGGACCAGGGTGTCTCATGCACCCGTGATGAGTTTGTCAACCTCATACATTTtgtggccaacttccaccctgatctcaaactcacctggtccattgaGTTAATGGCAGTTTCAATTTCAGTATTGTTCCTTCTACATTACCTAATAAAAGTACATCATGAATCTGTGGGTATGTAATACAGTAATTTGTTCTAATAGTTCCCCTACTTTTACCCAAAAAATGTCTCACCTTTGGACACAACCATGTAGAATGCAAGAAAGTGCCTtcatcctcaccacatctaaagcacatattTGGtaaatccaattttattttatgcAGTTTACACAGCGTAATGTATAGTTGATGCATGAAGTTATATTGTACTAGTCTGTATTGTACATTAATCGTATTGGTCATACAATCTCTACACAAATCTGTCCATGTTTGTTCatctattgtaatgttttaaccttgttcccatttttgtttagatttatgaaGTCCAGGTTTAGAAGTAGTCTTTTGTAACAAAAGATACATTGTGGAAGTAAATTTTCATACAGTCCCTCATACAGAAATCatataaattctttaaattatcatCCATCCTGATCTCTAAGtaggcattctctcataccttgatgaagggctcaagcccgaaacatcggttatgtatttttacttttgctatacaaaggacactgtttgacctgctgaacctctccagcattttgtgttttgactgcacccagctatgcctgtctttttgttggctacttGGAGAAAACCATGTTATAAGCCtaaacaggcaaggcccctcaactcttcccctGCTACATCGACAACTACTTTGGTGTTGCCTCATGCACCtatgatgagctcgttgacttcatctACTTTGCTACCAACTgacaccccgacctcaaattcacttggtccatctctagcaaccctctccctttcctcgatctgaCTAAATCTCAGCAGACAAACCCTCGATAGACATCGTCTATAAACTCACCAATTCCTATAGCTACctaactacacctcttcccactctgtcccctgtaaggattccattccaatcACTCAATTCCTGTCACGTGGCATCTGCACTCAGGATGAAGACTTCAAGCCAGATCATTGGAGAttacctccttcttcaaacaacatggctttccctctaccaccgtCAATTTGACACtttccacatatcctccattacccgcacatctggcCGAATCCCATGCACTTCCTCGCACAACAAGGATAGGATTTGTCTTGCTCCCACCTACCACCTCACtaacctccacatccaacacgtcctcctccaccatttctgccacgtACTACATAattccaccactagacacatattcccttctcctcccctcttcgtCCTCTGCAGTGACTGCTTCctctatgactcccttgtccactcctcccaaCTAATTGTCCCCTTGAGACCTACCCGTGTgagcacaggagatgctccacttgtacccacacctcctccctaacGACTTTGGGGCCTGAACAGTGAATCTGCaggaatcatctactgcatccagtcctcctgttgtggtctcctctacatcggaggcTAGATGCAGATTGTGAgatcgttttgttgagcacctcagctctgtccgccgcaatagtgttgatctcccagtggccacccatttcaattctccatcctatttccttgctgacatgtgtctccatggtctcgtgcactgtcaGAATGATACCACAAGTAAATTGAAGAAACcacatctcatcttctgactaGACACTCCCCagttggatggcattaatattgacttttttggctttcattaaaacctcccctttccatttccctatctctgtctctccattccatctctttTTGCACAACCATGATAAATTCTTGcttcatcccttatcatattcgattaacaccttttgttggtcctggattccttccccattcagcattgtctgaattctgagatttcctgcctctagcttattctgcttattccttgaagaaaggcttaggcctgaaatgtcagcaataaatctttgcctcctatagatactgaaaaggccgattgagttccttcagcatttccatGTGTTTTTCCAAAATGCTAACGGATCACTTTTACCTTTGGATGCTACacaacctgctgatttcctccagcaactcaCTATTTTATTATAAGCTCACATTTTATTCAGTTACCACACTTAAAGGGTTAACACAAGCTGAAAACCTTTCATAACAAAACCTTTGCACAGCAAAGCCATCCTCTGCTTGTGGTCAGATAGAAGGCACCAGCAAGTAGGAGCCACAAACAAATTTAatgttttggaag encodes:
- the st6gal2a gene encoding beta-galactoside alpha-2,6-sialyltransferase 2, with protein sequence MKAKARQWKHLVLIGILTWALVVLLLFSYFTDFKADEPPASSFTNTETRRLFPIQGKLRAIMGAFPDPKASESHRENSLLLKDDEDSVRSLHIDYLNDPNLKWTQDDSVEQFMKSLKKKISGQLQTQNSMVDMRVKVLSQGGNGFEESIIQDAKSLPHETVIHNKERSIYPLDPLLENLDSFDPEGLEFSRSSSMLFKLWRGNISSAMLNSRLQKAMRDYVNENRHGVHYQRKSEAEKMIGEDLLCELKNKVKLRTIDGKEAPFSTSGWKKHIPKIPLAKIRINPRGFRNCAVVASAGAILNSSLGEEIDSHDAVLRFNAAPTQGYEKDVGSKTTIRVINSQILVNPEHKFNNSTLFKNVVLVAWDPAPYSINLLKWYKKPDYNLFTPYLRYRRKNPDQPFYILHPNFVWQIWDIIQENTQEKIQPNPPSSGFIGILIMMTLCDNVNIYEYIPSIRQTDLCHYHERYYDAACTFGAYHPLLYEKLLVQRMNKGMEADLYTKGKVILPGFSTMKCSSEY